The Halorubrum salinarum genome segment CATCGCGGCGTGCGCGTGCCCGACCGTGAGGTAGGTGCCGTGCTCGTAGTAGTTGATCAGCGGGAGGTTGATGAAGAAGCCGAGGACGCCCGCCCCGACGAAGTTCCAGACCCCGCTGGCGACGATGAACATGAATGGCAGTTTGTACGGGAAGCCGGTCTCGCTCATCGCGCGGTACTGCCCGATGGCCTCGTAGAGGATGAAGATCAGCGGGAGCAGCTCCAGCGTCGAGAAGACGCTGCCGATCGGCACCCAGTAGTCGGGCATCCCGATCCACCAGTAGTGGTGCGAGACGCCGATGACGCCGGTGCCCATCACCAAGAGCGCCTGGAGCATGACCGCCTTCTCCGCGCTGCGGCGCGAGAGCAGGTTCATCGAGACGAGGGTGAGCCCGATGATGGCGACGATGAAGAACTCGAAGGCGCCCTCGACCCACATGTGGACGACCCACCAGCGCCAGAACTCCGTGACGGCGATGTTGGTCAACGGCGTGAACATGAAGCCGGCGACGAACAGCAGGGTGATCGACCCGCCCGCGTAGAGGATCATGTGCGCGAGCCCGTAGATCGGCTCGCGGTCGAGCAGCGGCTTGAGGCCGCGGATCGCGAGGACCGCCCAGAGGACGAACCCGGCGAGCAGGCCGACCTGCCACACCTTCCCGACCTCGAGGTACTCGAGCCCCTCGTTGCCGAGCAGCCACCAGAGCTCGCCCGGGAGGTAGCCGTTCGCGCCGAGCCAGATGCCGCCCATGCCGCCGACCACGACGACGACGAGCGCGCCGAGCAGGACGCTCACGTACGTCCCCTGCCGCTTCGGCTCGTGGCCGGTGAGCAGCGGCGGGAGGAAGAGCCCGGCGCCGAGCCACGTCGACGCGATCCATAAGATTCCGAGGTCGATGTGCCACGTCTTCGCGATGGAGAAGGGGAGCAGCTGGAGGATGTGGACCCCGAAGATCTGTTCGATCCCGAAGAAGCCGGCCCGTTCGATGTAGAAGTGCGCGAGCAGGCCGCCCAGGAGTACCTGCGCGAGGAACAGCCCCGCCGCAATGGGGATGAACCGGAGGGCGGCGCGCTGGCTGGGGAAGACGCTCACGTCGCCCGGCTCGGGGACCGAGATCCCCTCCGCAGACGGCTCGGGCAACTTCACCGACTTGTACAGCAGGATCGCCGCGCCCGCGGCGCCGACGAGCAGCACCATGGCGATGACGCTCCAGATCATCGCCGACCCGGTGGCGTCGTTGCCGGCGCCCGGCGCGTACGGCCACTCGTTGGTGTACGAGTGGTCGGCGTTCGGGCGGTCGGTGTGCGAGAACCACGCGGTCCACAGCGCGAAGTCGGCGAAGTCCTCCGCCCCCTCCGCGGACTCGATCATCCCGACCGGGACGCCGCGGTCGCGGTCGCCCTCGTGGTAGCGCTCGACGTACGTCTCGCGCACCCGCTCGTGGGCGTACAGCTCCGCGGCGGAGTACTCCACCACGTCGCCGCCGTCGTGCGACGCGTCCAGCTCCTCGCGCACGAGCGCGTCGACCCGCGACCGCTCGCCGGCGTCGAGCGACTCGTACGCCGCGCCGTACTCGGCGTCGGCGTAGTACTCGCGCATGTACCGCGTCTTCAGCTCCAGCGTCTCGGCGGTGTAGTCCTCGCCGTAGTACGCCCCGTTGCCGAGGATCGACCCGTGGTTCATCAGCCCGTACTGCTGGAATGCCGCCTTGCCGTCCTGGACCTCGGTCGCCGTGACGACCGTCTCGCCGTCGGGCCCGACGACCTCGTCGGGTATCGGCGGCGCCTCCTGGTACGCGAACCACGCCCCGGCGCCCATCACGGCGAGGTTCAACAGGAACGCCGCGACGATCACCTT includes the following:
- a CDS encoding nitric-oxide reductase large subunit, producing MRLTRKTIAKVIVAAFLLNLAVMGAGAWFAYQEAPPIPDEVVGPDGETVVTATEVQDGKAAFQQYGLMNHGSILGNGAYYGEDYTAETLELKTRYMREYYADAEYGAAYESLDAGERSRVDALVREELDASHDGGDVVEYSAAELYAHERVRETYVERYHEGDRDRGVPVGMIESAEGAEDFADFALWTAWFSHTDRPNADHSYTNEWPYAPGAGNDATGSAMIWSVIAMVLLVGAAGAAILLYKSVKLPEPSAEGISVPEPGDVSVFPSQRAALRFIPIAAGLFLAQVLLGGLLAHFYIERAGFFGIEQIFGVHILQLLPFSIAKTWHIDLGILWIASTWLGAGLFLPPLLTGHEPKRQGTYVSVLLGALVVVVVGGMGGIWLGANGYLPGELWWLLGNEGLEYLEVGKVWQVGLLAGFVLWAVLAIRGLKPLLDREPIYGLAHMILYAGGSITLLFVAGFMFTPLTNIAVTEFWRWWVVHMWVEGAFEFFIVAIIGLTLVSMNLLSRRSAEKAVMLQALLVMGTGVIGVSHHYWWIGMPDYWVPIGSVFSTLELLPLIFILYEAIGQYRAMSETGFPYKLPFMFIVASGVWNFVGAGVLGFFINLPLINYYEHGTYLTVGHAHAAMFGAFGFLALGMVTYMLQLSIDPDRWDASWLRASFWCWNVGLALMVFVSVLPVGFLQLDVAFTESYAAARSLGFYERDLVQTLFWARLPGDTLIIAGTAIYVADLIRKRFVLRASEDDPAVDDMAVAEGIVGDDD